In Gemmatimonadaceae bacterium, one genomic interval encodes:
- a CDS encoding cytochrome c — protein MMPAVSRALRAAAVVTLPVAFGACSWFTDFKRQPSIEPWEPVSQSDADSTTPPRGQPKYSVPIQGVTVAAWQIGYQPLPTVIDSFTPIPNPTPSSEASLANGKKYYQINCAVCHGAAGDANGGLKKVNPAYGFAPSLMTESAKGRSDGYIWGVMRNGRGVMPSYNRIEEHDRWDVVNYVRALQKGTADTTLIGYPGQNGTTVPGPTLTAPTKPAPYLKPTQQPTPGSPNINSGTFKGLNERDKMRELHGSSHEAKGGAESKEKHE, from the coding sequence ATGATGCCTGCCGTGTCCCGCGCCCTGCGCGCGGCGGCGGTGGTCACGCTGCCGGTCGCCTTCGGCGCCTGCTCGTGGTTCACCGACTTCAAGCGCCAGCCTTCGATCGAGCCGTGGGAACCGGTGTCGCAGAGCGATGCCGACTCCACCACGCCGCCGCGCGGGCAGCCGAAGTACAGTGTGCCCATTCAGGGCGTCACGGTGGCGGCCTGGCAGATCGGCTATCAGCCGCTCCCCACGGTCATCGACTCCTTCACGCCGATCCCGAACCCGACGCCCAGCTCGGAGGCGTCGCTCGCGAATGGCAAGAAGTACTACCAGATCAACTGCGCCGTCTGCCACGGCGCGGCGGGTGATGCCAACGGTGGCCTGAAGAAGGTCAATCCGGCCTACGGCTTCGCGCCGAGCCTGATGACGGAGTCGGCGAAGGGTCGCTCCGACGGCTACATCTGGGGCGTGATGCGCAATGGCCGCGGCGTCATGCCGAGCTACAACCGCATCGAAGAGCACGATCGCTGGGATGTCGTGAACTACGTGCGCGCGCTGCAGAAGGGCACGGCCGACACGACGCTCATCGGGTACCCGGGCCAGAACGGCACCACGGTGCCGGGGCCGACGCTCACCGCGCCGACCAAGCCGGCCCCGTACCTCAAGCCCACGCAGCAGCCCACCCCGGGGTCGCCGAACATCAATTCCGGCACCTTCAAGGGGCTCAACGAGCGCGACAAGATGCGCGAACTCCATGGCTCGTCGCACGAAGCCAAGGGTGGCGCTGAGAGCAAGGAGAAGCACGAGTGA
- a CDS encoding DUF3341 domain-containing protein encodes MQGVLGVFHHLDTTVEAIEDLKKKRLGDVTVYSPTIRHELEDAIAAPVSVVRRFTLIGGLLGVSFGYWVAVWSSNYWPLVTGGKAIASWIPYTIIGFEVMVLVGALSTVAGMFINSRVPRLTSTTGYDDRFSAGHFGVFVACDANTASKAEELLRQHGAEEVRREA; translated from the coding sequence ATGCAAGGTGTACTCGGTGTATTCCATCACCTCGACACGACCGTTGAGGCGATCGAGGACCTCAAGAAGAAGCGGTTGGGCGATGTCACGGTGTACTCGCCCACCATCCGCCATGAGCTGGAGGATGCCATCGCGGCGCCCGTCAGCGTGGTCCGCCGCTTCACGCTCATCGGCGGTCTCCTCGGCGTGAGCTTCGGCTACTGGGTCGCGGTGTGGTCGTCGAACTACTGGCCGCTGGTCACCGGCGGCAAGGCGATCGCCTCCTGGATCCCGTACACGATCATCGGCTTCGAGGTGATGGTGCTCGTCGGCGCCCTCTCCACGGTGGCCGGCATGTTCATCAACTCGCGCGTCCCGCGTCTCACCAGCACGACCGGGTACGACGACCGCTTCTCCGCCGGGCACTTCGGCGTCTTCGTCGCCTGCGACGCGAACACCGCGTCGAAGGCCGAGGAACTCCTGCGCCAGCACGGCGCGGAGGAGGTGCGGCGTGAAGCGTAA